The stretch of DNA CGATTATTCAAGCAAATTACACAACTGAATAATTAACAAACGTCTCGATGATGCCTCTTCCTTCCCACCAGTCCCAATGTGTGCACCGAGAAAGAGGAAGGCGAGACAGTGGCCACAGAGACGGACGCTGATGAAACCGTCGACACCTTTGGCCAGGAACGTGACGGCGTCAGCAGCGTTGTGCGATCCCCACTCTTCGGACAGTTCCAGTTCAGCGTAAACTCCTGCATGGAGAAGCCCAACAAGCACGTCTGCACCAAGATGTAAGTCCAAATGGATTACCCAAGACTCTGTGTAACTGTCTTCCTTCTTCCCGATGTGCAGCGTCaatcaaaatggcaaaaagaagACCCTGACTCTGACACGTCAGTGCTGTCATGGCTATGGACGCTCGAGGAATGCGGACTTCAGCACACCCTGCGAGAAGATCGACATCAAGGATGTGGAGGCCACAGCCAGCGACATGGGAGCCAAGCAGTTCATTGAGAGTGCCCGCAAAGCCGGAGAACTGTCCGACCTGCTGGGCCAAGGCAGTGGCAAGATGGTGACTCTCTTTTTGCCCAGAGACCAGGACTTTATGGAGTACCAtgccgcgcagcagcaggagaatgTAAGTGGCAAAGGAAAGTTGAAAATGGATTCCACACTAATCCCATGCCCCACAGATCGTTGAACAAGCCAATGCCGATAAAACAAAGCCATTGTCCATCTACAAGCTGCATGCAGTTCTTGGAGAAGTCCAGCTGGAGGATGTGCCCAAcgaacagctgctgcagacgGAGGTGCCAGACCAGAAGATTCGCATCAATAGCTACCAGCTGCCGCCAGCACTGGGCCTGGAACCCTACCGCTATTCCGCCAACTGTGTGCCCATCGATAAGCATGACAAGCTCTCCGAGCAGGCCCTCGTCCACACACTGAATGGAATGCTCCAGCCCCTGACCAAGAACGTGATGGATCTCATTCGTGAGCGTCCGGATATGTCCATAATGCGCACAGTTCTGGAGAAGACCAACCTGAGCGCCATGCTGGAGGGTGAGAAGCCAGTGACCATCTTTGTGCCCACCGATGACGCCTTCGAGAAGCTGGAGCCGCACCTGCGACGTGCCCTGAAGGAGGGACGTGGCTGCGCTTCAAGTAAGTTCCATCTAGAAGACTAGCAATCATAAATACAATTCCAACTCTTTTATAGACATTCTCAAGAACCACATGCTGGACCTTACCTTCTGCTCGCTGGCTACAGTTCCCGGAGCCAAGACGACGGCCTTCAATCTGCTGGGTGAACCGCTGCTCCTCAATCGCACCCAGCGCGCCGAAAATCAGACCGAGCCATCTTCGATCTTGATCAATAATGTGGCCAAGATAATGGAAGCAGATATTATGGGCACAAACGGCGTGCTCCATGTGATCGATACCATTCTGCCCACGGAGACGGCACTGCCCATGACCACTCTCATCTCGCAGAAGAATCTGACGATCttcaagcagctgctggaggcctCTGGCTACGACGATCAGTTCGATGATCTGAACAATGTGACGATCTTTGCACCCACAGACAAGGCTCTGCAGAACACGGAGTGGGCTCGCCTGCTGAAGGAGCAGCCTGAGGTTCTGAACCACAATCTGGATCTGTTGGAGTTCCTCAACTATCACGTTGTCAAGCCCATGATCAAGACGTGCGATCTGTCGGAGAAGTCCCTGCCCACGGTGGCCGGCGCCAATGTCCGTCTGAATCTGTACTCCACTCATGCGCTCTTCTCGGATGTGATGAATCGTGCCACCGTGAACTGTGCCCGTCTGGTGCACTTCGATGACGAGAGCTGTGGCTCGGTGCTGCACCAGCTGGATCGTCCACTGACGCCACCCAAGAATGTGAGTCGGAAAGATAAACTTTTTATGGGgatttgattaaaaatggTATCTTGCCTTTGATATCCACAGAACATCCTCAAGGTGCTGGAGGCCAATCCCAGCTACAGCCACTTCCTGGAACTGGTGCGCAAGGCCAATCTGACCCAACTGCTGTCCAACGACTCGAATAGCTACACCCTGCTGGTGCCCAAGAACGATGTCTTTGAGGAGTTCAGCGAGTCGGGAGAGACATTGAAGCCCGcggcccagacccaggccgAACTGGTGGCCATGGTCAAGACGCACATTGTCGAGGATGTTGTCTGCTGTGCTGGCATCATTCCCACCAATTGGCCATTTGTGCGCTCCATCGAATCAATTGGGGGTCAGCATTTGCGCATCACACGCGATCGTCGGCCCAAGATCGAGAACGCCGGCGTCACCAAGTGCGATGTGGTGGCCACCAATGGCATTCTCCACGAGATCAATGACATCATTGTGCCGAGGCCACCTCGTGCCCAGCAGCGACCCCAGCTGATCCCGCCGGGCGCTGGCTATCAGCCACAGGGCGACTTCGATGCCTTCTTCTGAGCGGAGCAACGTTGATGATCGCTCCCTTTCCTCTATCTCAAGCACATATATGATCgtatataaagtatatatttatattaactCTTAACGATTTGATTTGTCAATTGATTGGCATTCGCTAATGACTTCACTCtgataaataaaacaaaaatagtatttaaaaaaaacatgCAGAGTTTTGATAAGGAATATGTTAATGGAAAATGgctgaaaatatttgacagaGTAGATGGGAAAGAAAGATTTCATGTTTTTGAGCAACATCCAAcaatatttaataacaaaataaataattgcttaAGGAAATATACGAAGTTcaaaaggagagaaaagaTTTCATACATATCCTGATATTCGTATGATATGATAGAGGCAACTATAAATGTTCCACAATTCGGAAGAGAGACAACAGATTCGCATAAACACGCTCTTAGCATGTATAGCCCCAAAGAGAGCACCGCCAGAGAGCAGCAAGAGAACATCCCAATCAGAGaatggatagagagagagagagagagagagagcgcgagagagtaAACAATTTCAGATTGCGGTTTCTGAGCGCAAACACTTACAGaactcacacacatacgagtatacaCTCCCTCACAGTTCTTATCGCTACTGAAGAGGTTTTCCAAATCCTATAAAAACTCGTACCCCTCTAGGTGCCGTACCCATTCCAACTTAAAGATTCACAGAATAGAGATGCCAGGAGAACTGCCAGCCACCTTTGTCGAGGGCTTCCATAATGAGGAGCTGGTGCGACGCATGGAGTACCGGGAGCTGGGCAGCACGGGACTTCGAGTGTCCAAGATAGCACTGGGAGGTGCCACCCTGTCCTCCATTTTCTACAACGACTTTCAACGCGAGGAGGGCATCAAGACGGTGGTGGAGGCAATCAAATCGGGCATCAACTACATTGACACTGCTCCCTTCTATGGCAATTCGGAGGAGCTCCTCGGCCAGGCCCTGAAGGGTATACCTCGGGAGGCCTACTACATAGCCACCAAAGTGGCTCGCTATGAGCTGGATCCCAAGAAAATGTTCAATTATACGGCGGCCAAGACGAAAGAGAGTGTGAAGCGGAGCCTGGACTTGCTTGGACTGGAGAAAGTGGACGTCCTTCAGGTGCATGATGTGGACGCCGCTCCCAGCCTGGACATGGTTCTTGACGAAACTATACCCGTTCTGGAGGAGTATGTGAAGGCGGGCAAGGCTCGCTGCATTGGCATCACCGGCTACGATGTGGACGTGCTCAAGGAGTGCGCCGAGCGGGGCAAGGGACGCATTCAGGTGGTCCTCAACTATGCCCGCTATACGCTGGTGGACAACACCCTGCTGCGTCACATGAAGGCCTTCAAGGAGCTACACGTGGGCGTCATTTGCGCCTCTGCCCACTCGCTGGGGCTACTCACCAATGCTGGACCCCCATCCATACATCCCGGTAGTCCCGAGCTCCTGGCTCTGGGTCGGCGGGCGGCAGATATCTGCAAGCAGCGTGACGTTGAGCTGGGGAAGTTGGCCATGTACTACACCATGCAACTGGACGGAGCAGCCACCTTCCTCGTTGGCATTCCCAATCGCCGGCTGCTACAGGTTAATCTGGACGCAATCTTCGATGGTCTCACCTCAAACGAGCAGGAAGTGCTGCAGTATCTGCGCGAAAAGTGAGTAGGAATTGTGCAAATCGGATTTGGTGTTAGCAATTGCATcacgggcactggcactgccactggatCTGCCACTGAAACCGGGTCGAACTTGGCCTCAGCCTCCAAACTGGTTACACCAATCCAATTAGGTCCagtccaatccaatccaatcacTTTTTTCACAtgtatttctttctttgtctttgtttcAGTGTTTTCACCAAATCCTATAGCTGGGGCTCCACTCTATCATACATCAACAATTTCCAATGAGTAAAGGTCAAAGAAGAGGAATGCATGTGGCCTGAAGAGCTCCAAAATCTTTATGCAtgtaataaaatcaaataatatacatacatatataaaataaattaattaatgaagaGACAATGCCTGTAATTTTATTGGAAGACATTTCACTTCATAAACCAAAGAACATCATTTACGTACAGATTTCcttatttatttcctttgGAATTGATTTGTTTCCAATACTTATTCGACTTAGTTGAAAACATTCACCTTTTATAAGAAgtaaatttgtacatatgtacatacatacatatgtatgtatgaatgtgttTTAAACAACATATTGATAATTTCCAAGATAAGCTCAGGCTCACCCACAGATCAATTGTCGTTACCTGGtacatcaaatatatttataaacaagTGTATGGCTAGcaagtgttttatttgtttttgattgaaatatttgtattcttGGTTTACATAAACATTCCAAAGCTTCAGCTGTTTTAATTGACTTCTCAAATTGCATGGATTTTGAGCTCAGAGAGTGCACATAGGGCAAGAGGGTGAGAGAATGCATTGGGTTAGTCGTGGACTTGCAAAAAAGAAGGTGCAGATGCTGGAATACCACACAATGAATAGGCAAATACTCAACCATTTCTACAAGAGAGAAGTTGCTTTGCAGATGTATGGGAATATGTATTAATCTGCAATATGTTTgacaggcaaaagaaaaagatatACTTTTACCTAACGTCtactttttattaaaaaacagaaaacatgtatgtacatgctcATCTGCGAGAGCACTCAGTAGACGCGCCTCACCTttttacatgcatatgcaaatatatctTGGGAGAGTAGAACTTTTGTcaattcctctctctctttggtccGTCTCGTTTGCAGCTTTTACGCTTACGCTCTctcagcacagcacagaagcGCAGTCAACAGTTACCTAGacttctgctctctctctcccttacGATGATCTTTCGTATCAAATTTGAGTCCGACCCTGTGCGCAAACATTCGCTGATATCAGagcacaaaaatgtgtgtatttgtttgattAAGTGCACTTCAGCTCCGCTCTCTTTATCAGATCTGGCaaatataaactaaatatATGGCAAACTCTTGCCAGTATTGCTCTGACTGGGGTAAGAATTTCATCAGAGTGTGACATAGATTGGACGCTCATCAAAATGTCTGGAACATTACCGACTACCTTTGTGAAGGGTTTCCATGATGAAGAGAAGGTGCGACGCATGGAATACCGCAAGCTCGGAAATACAGGTCTAGAAGTATCGAAGATTTCATTTGGTGGCggtgtgctgtgtgccaaCTATGGGTAAGAGATGTAAAAAATCTCTTAAGGGGACTCTTAAATTAAATACGACTTCTCTTTCTGTCATAGCTTTGAACTTGAAGAGGCCATCCAAACAGTGCATGAGGCCTTGAAATCGGGCATCAATTATATTGACACTGCTCCATGGTATGGACAGGGACGGTCGGAGGAGGTGCTCGGCCAGGCCTTGAAGGATGTGCCCCGGGAGTCCTATTATATAGCCACAAAGGTGGCTCGCTATGAGCTCGACCATGAGAACATGTTCGACTTTAGTGCCAAGAAGACCCGCGAGAGTGTGGAGAAGAGCCTGAAGCTGTTGGGTCTGAAATATGTGGATATCATCCAGATCCACGATATTGAATTTGCCAAGAATTTGGATATTGTTCTCAACGAAACACTGCCCACTTTGGAGGCGCTGGTCAAGGAGGGAAAGGCCAAGTATATTGGTGTCTCTGCGTATCCCCTTTCCGTGCTCAAGGAGTTTCTATCGCGAGCACCAGGAAGACTCGATGTACGTTGTCTGGAGGAAGCGACCTTGACTTATTAAACTTTTATGAACTACTTTCAGACGGTGCTGACATATTGCAGGTACACTCTAACCGATGACACGCTTCTCGAATATTTGGATTTCTTCAAGTCGCAGAATTTGGGCGTCatatctgctgctgcccatggCCTGGGCTTGCTCACAAATGCTGGTCCTCCGCCGTGGCATCCGGCCACCGATGAACAAAAGGCTCTGTGTCGCAAGGCATCCGAGATATGCATAGAGCGCGGTGTGGAGCTGGGAAAACTGGCCCTCTATTACTCCATGAAATTGGGGAAGTCGGCACCTTCCTCACTGGCATGCAGACGCGGCAGTTGCTCCAGATTAATCTGGCGGCTTGCGAACAGCGTCTCACCGACAAGGAGCAGGAAGCGTTGCTTTATCTAACCAAAAAGTGAGTGTCCGACTCggaagttggccaaaaacaagaCAAAGACGGAGCTAAAAATTGTGCAACTCGGATACAATGTTAGCATTACATCATTTCCACCACTTCCATGCTGTTGACCAGGCCATACCCGTCCCAGACCCAGTGTATGGCGtccacacatacagacacacacacatatgtacatccgtATGTGCATGATCATTGTCAATCTTGGCCATCGGTGCAGTAGGCACCGGGAAAAAAAAGCACTTTACCAGCCCCAACATTTTGCTATCCACTTCCCAGTGCCTATTGAACTTgttgctcttcctctctctctctcttcatcatTATACTTCTCTATTTTGCCCGTTACGTGCTCCACGGGAATTATGATTATGTGCAGTAACTTTTCCCCACTTTAACTGCTCGCAAATTTTACTTGATCCTCTCAGATCGGACATTATGTAAATTTCTTAATGTTTCtcctttcattttcagtgtTTTGACGAAACCTTTCAATTGGGAAGGCATCGAACTGGAGCGCTATTGGGCGGCGATAAAGAACAAGTAATTCCAGAGTAATATTGtatagaaaataaaacgaaGAATTGAAGAAAGGTTGATGGTTTTACAGCTCTAGATAACCTTTAGCAATGATTTTGTTTGCCCTAGAATTGAACTTGACATAAATGAATCAACAAAAGTCAGTTTCAATAAATGATAACTATTATTCAAGTATTAAGAGGGAAAATCACAAAACCAATATATGATAAGCGAAGAGTAAGTACTTGAAAGACTGATAACAATTATTTGGAAAGGTAAGGTATTAACCCGAGAAGAGAGAtggaaaacacaaacatttcgTTCGTTGAGCATCATAACAACTTAATTATGTCCAGCTTTTGGGGAAAATGCATTCCCATACCCTACCAACGGTTGTTATACTTTTGCTGagattttttgtattaattcAAGAAAAACtcacaaatatttcccttaAACGAACTACTCTGTTTTTCAAATCTgcgtttatatttatttaatagtCTTGGAGATCAAGGGGTACATTATCTTCGGTGCACCGAATTAATATCTTTCTATGCACTTATTTTGGACAATATTGAAAATCCACTTCCACCTTTCGCTCTCCATGGCGAAAATCCAAATCACCAACTAATTACGCTTTAATTAACTCAGTAAACGTAAAACAAAAGATGTAAATACgagtacaaataaaaacagaaaccacaTGGAAAGGCAAGACGGCAACTCAAATTATTTAGTTGGTTGCATGAAGGAGAACCGAGTCGCACCAAGTCGAACCGAATCGAGCTGAAGCGAGGCGGAAAACGTGGAAGTTTAATAACATTTTGAATAATGAACGaggagccacaaaaaaaacagcaagtGCTGCGGTAAAAATGCGATGCGAATGCACACAGCAGAAATGCaatccacatgccacacgaaAAGCGGAAATGTCTCTGGAGCGATGCCGCACTTTGTTTTCCTTAAACTGCcgcttttaataattttattttacgtTTCCATCTGGCACCATGGCGCAATCCAGTAAATTTTCGTCCTATCAAAAGTGCACagcactttttttttatgagTACTGGCCAAACGAGATGACTTATTAAAAAAGCTTTGTTAGCTTTGAATGAGTCAAAAGAAACCCCTGAAAGGGTTACATCCAAATTTAAGTACGTATTATGTACCTTTACATATAATTCGTCAAAGTACGATCCTGTTACGAgctgttacatttttttatgtttgtggccataatattCCCACAACCACACGAATGGTTGCCGCCACATACATAACTTGTTTAGCCAGTACTCAACGCTCAGCTGTTGGCCAGGTTCTCACTcattttactctctctctctctctctctctcggcttTCTCAAGCTTTTTCCCGTGTTATGCGCTGGAAGCTGATCGAAGCTTTTCAGCTGCGCTTATATGTGCTGCGCCGTCGCAGAAGAAGCGGTACTTTCTGTTTGAATTTCCAGCCATTGAGACGTGTTCGCGCCGCGTTAACTTTACCACACGAACATTTGttgttaaataataataaagtgCAATATGCTGAGGTTACAGAATGGAATATTGCTTTTGTTCGCCTGCAACATAATGCTGGCTGTCTACGTGTCcggcaataataataataataacaagcagcaacaacaaaatcagcagcagaaacaaggTAGGGTTATCGACATCGCACacacaacgagaagggactgactgactgattcATGTTGTGAGGAGAAGTTCTCAATGCCTTTGCCAAGTTCTTCTGCGGGCTGTTCTAGCCATaccaaaataaacagaaaccgGTTTGGGAAGAGTAAGTAAGAAGCTCAGAGAATGCCGGCCAGACAGAAGACGAGTGAACTTCAACGCTTTGTTGCGATTCGCTGGAGTAAATGCCGCCAGATGTTAGGCTTATGAAGAAGTAACGGTTAGATCTAGAAAGAAAGCATAAACGCATTATGATATGgggaaagcaaagaaaatggaaagtttAGGGTTAGAAAATTCTTTTAAAAAGGGTTCAAAAACTGCGTTCTCTAAAAAGAGTTTATTGGATAGAATTCACATCTTGAATCGAAATTATAAGTCTACATCCCAATTTCCAAATCTTACCACATGTGCATCACTCAAGTAAGATTGCTCACTTTATTGCAGAAATCTGGGAACAAGACCTTTCGGACACCTTTAAAATCGAGGGCAGCGATCAGGGCATACAAAAGGTCAACCTGAAGTGCGGTGCCAACTCCATGAATGTGATGCTCGAGACGGAAAAGCCCTTCACGGGAGTGATGTACACTCGTGGCAGTTTCTACAAGCAGACGCCACCGTGCTTCATGAAGCCCACAGCCAACCAGGGTGCCCGATCATTGGAGATGAACTTCCAACTGGACCAGTGCCAGACTCTGAAGGATGGTGATCTCTACACGAACATTGTGGTGATTCAGAACGACCCAGAGCTGATAACACCCGGCGATTCGGCCTTCTCGCTGGAGTGCGACTTCCGTCAGCCGCGCAGCCTCGATGTGGAGGCCAGCATGCAGGCCAGGGATAGGTAAGAAAACGGGATGTGATAGTCCTTTGTAAAGTTGTGATGTCATGATCTGAACTTGCAACAGAAACCCACAAAAGTTGCGTGGAGCACGCGGTGGAGCCCGCCAGCGTCAATAGAACTTTCAACCCACGAACTCCACTCCTAAGTTCTg from Drosophila subobscura isolate 14011-0131.10 chromosome O, UCBerk_Dsub_1.0, whole genome shotgun sequence encodes:
- the LOC117898405 gene encoding transforming growth factor-beta-induced protein ig-h3 isoform X1 encodes the protein MLRQWACLLLLGSISIQAVPFYGDFMPHLTHTLPLHRTMFAPIPLAPLAPLEPLDLEPMHAQASQRVASVWAHGPPGPAPLAPQRPQSHLLPLFSSGSSFDTEFVPLEHQQRPQGRQDVGPAPGPVPPAGGVEQKPFNVDAITTDVNAPNPAIFFQQSFPFFGNEFFNSFGGFGFGNAQEPWWKGPNVCTEKEEGETVATETDADETVDTFGQERDGVSSVVRSPLFGQFQFSVNSCMEKPNKHVCTKIVNQNGKKKTLTLTRQCCHGYGRSRNADFSTPCEKIDIKDVEATASDMGAKQFIESARKAGELSDLLGQGSGKMVTLFLPRDQDFMEYHAAQQQENIVEQANADKTKPLSIYKLHAVLGEVQLEDVPNEQLLQTEVPDQKIRINSYQLPPALGLEPYRYSANCVPIDKHDKLSEQALVHTLNGMLQPLTKNVMDLIRERPDMSIMRTVLEKTNLSAMLEGEKPVTIFVPTDDAFEKLEPHLRRALKEGRGCASNILKNHMLDLTFCSLATVPGAKTTAFNLLGEPLLLNRTQRAENQTEPSSILINNVAKIMEADIMGTNGVLHVIDTILPTETALPMTTLISQKNLTIFKQLLEASGYDDQFDDLNNVTIFAPTDKALQNTEWARLLKEQPEVLNHNLDLLEFLNYHVVKPMIKTCDLSEKSLPTVAGANVRLNLYSTHALFSDVMNRATVNCARLVHFDDESCGSVLHQLDRPLTPPKNNILKVLEANPSYSHFLELVRKANLTQLLSNDSNSYTLLVPKNDVFEEFSESGETLKPAAQTQAELVAMVKTHIVEDVVCCAGIIPTNWPFVRSIESIGGQHLRITRDRRPKIENAGVTKCDVVATNGILHEINDIIVPRPPRAQQRPQLIPPGAGYQPQGDFDAFF
- the LOC117898405 gene encoding transforming growth factor-beta-induced protein ig-h3 isoform X2, with protein sequence MLRQWACLLLLGSISIQAVPFYGDSGSGSESEFDESEGSSSESLAKSSSGSSFDTEFVPLEHQQRPQGRQDVGPAPGPVPPAGGVEQKPFNVDAITTDVNAPNPAIFFQQSFPFFGNEFFNSFGGFGFGNAQEPWWKGPNVCTEKEEGETVATETDADETVDTFGQERDGVSSVVRSPLFGQFQFSVNSCMEKPNKHVCTKIVNQNGKKKTLTLTRQCCHGYGRSRNADFSTPCEKIDIKDVEATASDMGAKQFIESARKAGELSDLLGQGSGKMVTLFLPRDQDFMEYHAAQQQENIVEQANADKTKPLSIYKLHAVLGEVQLEDVPNEQLLQTEVPDQKIRINSYQLPPALGLEPYRYSANCVPIDKHDKLSEQALVHTLNGMLQPLTKNVMDLIRERPDMSIMRTVLEKTNLSAMLEGEKPVTIFVPTDDAFEKLEPHLRRALKEGRGCASNILKNHMLDLTFCSLATVPGAKTTAFNLLGEPLLLNRTQRAENQTEPSSILINNVAKIMEADIMGTNGVLHVIDTILPTETALPMTTLISQKNLTIFKQLLEASGYDDQFDDLNNVTIFAPTDKALQNTEWARLLKEQPEVLNHNLDLLEFLNYHVVKPMIKTCDLSEKSLPTVAGANVRLNLYSTHALFSDVMNRATVNCARLVHFDDESCGSVLHQLDRPLTPPKNNILKVLEANPSYSHFLELVRKANLTQLLSNDSNSYTLLVPKNDVFEEFSESGETLKPAAQTQAELVAMVKTHIVEDVVCCAGIIPTNWPFVRSIESIGGQHLRITRDRRPKIENAGVTKCDVVATNGILHEINDIIVPRPPRAQQRPQLIPPGAGYQPQGDFDAFF
- the LOC117898405 gene encoding transforming growth factor-beta-induced protein ig-h3 isoform X3; translated protein: MLRQWACLLLLGSISIQAVPFYGDSGSGSESEFDESEGSSSESLAKSSGSSFDTEFVPLEHQQRPQGRQDVGPAPGPVPPAGGVEQKPFNVDAITTDVNAPNPAIFFQQSFPFFGNEFFNSFGGFGFGNAQEPWWKGPNVCTEKEEGETVATETDADETVDTFGQERDGVSSVVRSPLFGQFQFSVNSCMEKPNKHVCTKIVNQNGKKKTLTLTRQCCHGYGRSRNADFSTPCEKIDIKDVEATASDMGAKQFIESARKAGELSDLLGQGSGKMVTLFLPRDQDFMEYHAAQQQENIVEQANADKTKPLSIYKLHAVLGEVQLEDVPNEQLLQTEVPDQKIRINSYQLPPALGLEPYRYSANCVPIDKHDKLSEQALVHTLNGMLQPLTKNVMDLIRERPDMSIMRTVLEKTNLSAMLEGEKPVTIFVPTDDAFEKLEPHLRRALKEGRGCASNILKNHMLDLTFCSLATVPGAKTTAFNLLGEPLLLNRTQRAENQTEPSSILINNVAKIMEADIMGTNGVLHVIDTILPTETALPMTTLISQKNLTIFKQLLEASGYDDQFDDLNNVTIFAPTDKALQNTEWARLLKEQPEVLNHNLDLLEFLNYHVVKPMIKTCDLSEKSLPTVAGANVRLNLYSTHALFSDVMNRATVNCARLVHFDDESCGSVLHQLDRPLTPPKNNILKVLEANPSYSHFLELVRKANLTQLLSNDSNSYTLLVPKNDVFEEFSESGETLKPAAQTQAELVAMVKTHIVEDVVCCAGIIPTNWPFVRSIESIGGQHLRITRDRRPKIENAGVTKCDVVATNGILHEINDIIVPRPPRAQQRPQLIPPGAGYQPQGDFDAFF
- the LOC117898405 gene encoding transforming growth factor-beta-induced protein ig-h3 isoform X5 — its product is MLRQWACLLLLGSISIQAVPFYGDGSSFDTEFVPLEHQQRPQGRQDVGPAPGPVPPAGGVEQKPFNVDAITTDVNAPNPAIFFQQSFPFFGNEFFNSFGGFGFGNAQEPWWKGPNVCTEKEEGETVATETDADETVDTFGQERDGVSSVVRSPLFGQFQFSVNSCMEKPNKHVCTKIVNQNGKKKTLTLTRQCCHGYGRSRNADFSTPCEKIDIKDVEATASDMGAKQFIESARKAGELSDLLGQGSGKMVTLFLPRDQDFMEYHAAQQQENIVEQANADKTKPLSIYKLHAVLGEVQLEDVPNEQLLQTEVPDQKIRINSYQLPPALGLEPYRYSANCVPIDKHDKLSEQALVHTLNGMLQPLTKNVMDLIRERPDMSIMRTVLEKTNLSAMLEGEKPVTIFVPTDDAFEKLEPHLRRALKEGRGCASNILKNHMLDLTFCSLATVPGAKTTAFNLLGEPLLLNRTQRAENQTEPSSILINNVAKIMEADIMGTNGVLHVIDTILPTETALPMTTLISQKNLTIFKQLLEASGYDDQFDDLNNVTIFAPTDKALQNTEWARLLKEQPEVLNHNLDLLEFLNYHVVKPMIKTCDLSEKSLPTVAGANVRLNLYSTHALFSDVMNRATVNCARLVHFDDESCGSVLHQLDRPLTPPKNNILKVLEANPSYSHFLELVRKANLTQLLSNDSNSYTLLVPKNDVFEEFSESGETLKPAAQTQAELVAMVKTHIVEDVVCCAGIIPTNWPFVRSIESIGGQHLRITRDRRPKIENAGVTKCDVVATNGILHEINDIIVPRPPRAQQRPQLIPPGAGYQPQGDFDAFF
- the LOC117898405 gene encoding transforming growth factor-beta-induced protein ig-h3 isoform X4 — protein: MLRQWACLLLLGSISIQAVPFYGDSGSSFDTEFVPLEHQQRPQGRQDVGPAPGPVPPAGGVEQKPFNVDAITTDVNAPNPAIFFQQSFPFFGNEFFNSFGGFGFGNAQEPWWKGPNVCTEKEEGETVATETDADETVDTFGQERDGVSSVVRSPLFGQFQFSVNSCMEKPNKHVCTKIVNQNGKKKTLTLTRQCCHGYGRSRNADFSTPCEKIDIKDVEATASDMGAKQFIESARKAGELSDLLGQGSGKMVTLFLPRDQDFMEYHAAQQQENIVEQANADKTKPLSIYKLHAVLGEVQLEDVPNEQLLQTEVPDQKIRINSYQLPPALGLEPYRYSANCVPIDKHDKLSEQALVHTLNGMLQPLTKNVMDLIRERPDMSIMRTVLEKTNLSAMLEGEKPVTIFVPTDDAFEKLEPHLRRALKEGRGCASNILKNHMLDLTFCSLATVPGAKTTAFNLLGEPLLLNRTQRAENQTEPSSILINNVAKIMEADIMGTNGVLHVIDTILPTETALPMTTLISQKNLTIFKQLLEASGYDDQFDDLNNVTIFAPTDKALQNTEWARLLKEQPEVLNHNLDLLEFLNYHVVKPMIKTCDLSEKSLPTVAGANVRLNLYSTHALFSDVMNRATVNCARLVHFDDESCGSVLHQLDRPLTPPKNNILKVLEANPSYSHFLELVRKANLTQLLSNDSNSYTLLVPKNDVFEEFSESGETLKPAAQTQAELVAMVKTHIVEDVVCCAGIIPTNWPFVRSIESIGGQHLRITRDRRPKIENAGVTKCDVVATNGILHEINDIIVPRPPRAQQRPQLIPPGAGYQPQGDFDAFF
- the LOC117897947 gene encoding L-galactose dehydrogenase, which produces MPGELPATFVEGFHNEELVRRMEYRELGSTGLRVSKIALGGATLSSIFYNDFQREEGIKTVVEAIKSGINYIDTAPFYGNSEELLGQALKGIPREAYYIATKVARYELDPKKMFNYTAAKTKESVKRSLDLLGLEKVDVLQVHDVDAAPSLDMVLDETIPVLEEYVKAGKARCIGITGYDVDVLKECAERGKGRIQVVLNYARYTLVDNTLLRHMKAFKELHVGVICASAHSLGLLTNAGPPSIHPGSPELLALGRRAADICKQRDVELGKLAMYYTMQLDGAATFLVGIPNRRLLQVNLDAIFDGLTSNEQEVLQYLRENVFTKSYSWGSTLSYINNFQ
- the LOC117899270 gene encoding LOW QUALITY PROTEIN: L-galactose dehydrogenase (The sequence of the model RefSeq protein was modified relative to this genomic sequence to represent the inferred CDS: inserted 1 base in 1 codon), with protein sequence MSGTLPTTFVKGFHDEEKVRRMEYRKLGNTGLEVSKISFGGGVLCANYGFELEEAIQTVHEALKSGINYIDTAPWYGQGRSEEVLGQALKDVPRESYYIATKVARYELDHENMFDFSAKKTRESVEKSLKLLGLKYVDIIQIHDIEFAKNLDIVLNETLPTLEALVKEGKAKYIGVSAYPLSVLKEFLSRAPGRLDTVLTYCRYTLTDDTLLEYLDFFKSQNLGVISAAAHGLGLLTNAGPPPWHPATDEQKALCRKASEICIERGVELGKLALYYSMXIGEVGTFLTGMQTRQLLQINLAACEQRLTDKEQEALLYLTKNVLTKPFNWEGIELERYWAAIKNK